One window from the genome of Acinetobacter sp. LoGeW2-3 encodes:
- a CDS encoding O-succinylhomoserine sulfhydrylase has translation MSQHDEIEYQLDTLAIRTGHTRTAEGEHSEPIFLTSSFVCESAADAAAKFSGQIEGNTYSRYTNPTVQTFEKRLAVLDGAEAAVATSSGMAGVHAITLAYLKSGDHVVCSRAVFGSIISLFEKYVVKFGVEVTFVDLEDVDAWKQAIRPNTRLLFIETPSNPLAQVGDLQAIADIAHEANALFAVDNTFCTPVLQQPIKFGADLVVYSSTKYIDGQGRALGGAVVGSAKLMEEITGVIRTLGNSMSPFNAWIFLKGLETLNLRMKAHCASAQKLAEWLDAHPNVEKVYYAGLPNHPGHDLAKKQQSGFGGVVSFVVKGERQGAWTVIDNTRFLSITSNLGDVKSTITHPATTSHGRMSAEAKQAAGISEGLIRVSVGLEDIDDIIRDIQRGLDLI, from the coding sequence ATGAGCCAACACGACGAGATCGAATATCAATTAGACACTTTGGCGATTCGTACCGGTCATACACGTACAGCTGAAGGTGAGCATAGCGAGCCAATCTTCCTGACATCATCATTTGTATGTGAAAGTGCGGCGGATGCAGCAGCAAAGTTCTCTGGGCAAATTGAAGGGAATACCTACTCTCGTTATACCAATCCAACGGTACAAACCTTTGAAAAGCGTTTAGCGGTGCTTGATGGGGCTGAAGCAGCAGTCGCAACCAGTTCAGGTATGGCAGGTGTGCATGCCATCACATTGGCCTATTTGAAATCCGGTGATCATGTCGTTTGTTCACGTGCCGTATTTGGTTCAATTATCTCACTATTTGAAAAATATGTAGTGAAATTTGGTGTTGAAGTTACTTTTGTTGACTTGGAAGATGTTGACGCATGGAAACAGGCGATTCGTCCAAATACGCGTTTATTGTTTATTGAAACTCCGTCAAATCCATTGGCGCAAGTAGGTGACTTACAAGCAATTGCAGATATTGCACATGAAGCCAATGCCTTATTTGCGGTCGACAATACTTTCTGTACACCAGTGTTACAACAACCGATTAAATTTGGTGCAGATTTAGTAGTGTACTCATCAACCAAGTATATTGATGGTCAAGGTCGTGCTTTAGGTGGTGCAGTTGTTGGTTCTGCAAAACTGATGGAAGAAATTACTGGTGTGATTCGTACACTGGGTAATTCAATGAGCCCATTCAATGCCTGGATTTTCTTAAAAGGTTTAGAAACTTTAAATCTACGTATGAAAGCACATTGTGCGAGCGCACAAAAACTTGCAGAATGGCTCGATGCACATCCAAACGTAGAAAAAGTTTACTATGCTGGTTTACCAAACCATCCTGGACATGACCTGGCGAAAAAACAACAATCTGGCTTCGGTGGCGTGGTTTCATTTGTTGTGAAAGGCGAGCGTCAAGGGGCTTGGACTGTTATCGACAATACGCGTTTCTTGTCGATTACAAGTAACTTGGGTGACGTGAAGTCAACCATTACTCATCCAGCGACAACATCACATGGCAGAATGTCTGCAGAAGCAAAACAAGCAGCGGGAATTTCTGAAGGTTTAATTCGTGTTTCTGTTGGTTTAGAAGATATTGATGATATTATCCGTGACATTCAGCGTGGTTTAGATCTGATTTAA
- a CDS encoding YARHG domain-containing protein, which translates to MSFAALLGASTSVLASEQECKKLKNDHDVIYASKGFCFKDPEAKAKYGNDNCFTTKPKFSEKEQQRLDAIKDRQKELNCK; encoded by the coding sequence ATGAGTTTTGCAGCATTGCTAGGGGCTTCAACTTCAGTTTTAGCTTCTGAGCAGGAATGCAAAAAACTGAAAAATGATCATGATGTGATTTACGCGTCTAAAGGCTTCTGTTTTAAAGATCCTGAAGCAAAAGCAAAGTACGGTAATGACAATTGCTTTACCACCAAGCCAAAATTTTCAGAAAAAGAGCAACAACGTCTTGACGCGATCAAAGATCGTCAGAAAGAATTGAACTGTAAATAA
- the cydP gene encoding cytochrome oxidase putative small subunit CydP, whose translation MSLVPENLNQKVVREITLILIIKVILLLTIKHIWFDAPTIPKNFDSQVAERIAGSPSQIKETR comes from the coding sequence ATGAGCTTAGTTCCAGAAAATCTAAATCAAAAAGTGGTCAGAGAGATCACCTTGATTTTAATTATCAAGGTCATTCTATTACTGACAATCAAACATATCTGGTTCGATGCGCCCACAATTCCTAAAAATTTTGACTCTCAAGTTGCCGAGCGTATCGCTGGCAGTCCTTCCCAAATCAAGGAGACACGTTGA
- a CDS encoding HIT family protein, which produces MTYDDQNIFARILRGELPAIKVYEDDQVLAFMDIMPQADGHTLVIPKSPAVTLLDLDPEVAAYTIKIVQKIAKAIEKGLGVEGIVLMQLSGAAAGQTVPHVHFHLVPTSLHNLGKHALVMGDQEKIKALAEKIKAAL; this is translated from the coding sequence ATGACTTACGATGATCAAAATATTTTTGCACGAATTCTGCGTGGTGAATTGCCCGCAATCAAGGTGTATGAAGACGACCAGGTTCTTGCATTTATGGACATCATGCCTCAGGCAGACGGTCATACATTGGTCATTCCTAAATCGCCTGCGGTGACGCTGCTTGATTTAGATCCTGAAGTGGCTGCATATACTATCAAGATCGTACAAAAGATTGCCAAAGCTATTGAAAAAGGCTTAGGTGTGGAAGGTATCGTGTTAATGCAGCTTTCTGGTGCTGCAGCGGGTCAAACTGTACCACACGTTCATTTCCATCTGGTACCTACTTCACTCCATAATCTGGGCAAGCATGCCTTGGTGATGGGTGATCAGGAGAAGATCAAAGCTCTGGCTGAGAAAATCAAAGCAGCCCTATAA
- the recR gene encoding recombination mediator RecR — protein sequence MFSDRFDQLVQALRILPSVGPKSAQRMALHLIMKNREGAIGLAHALTEATNHIHECSVCHSLTEDEVCNICTSTERDDELLCVVESPADVMAIEQSGSFRGKYHVLGGHLSPLDGIGPEEIGIPYLLERLNRGQIREVILATNATVEGQATAHYLMEASKHLPIQITRIAQGVPQGGELEYVDSHTLSQAVHNRMRMK from the coding sequence ATGTTTAGTGATCGTTTTGATCAACTGGTTCAAGCATTACGCATCTTGCCAAGCGTTGGGCCGAAATCGGCTCAACGTATGGCATTGCACCTGATCATGAAAAACCGTGAAGGTGCGATTGGTCTGGCGCATGCATTGACTGAAGCGACCAACCATATTCATGAATGTTCGGTCTGTCATTCATTGACTGAAGATGAAGTCTGTAATATCTGTACATCGACTGAACGTGATGATGAACTGCTTTGTGTGGTGGAATCACCGGCTGATGTCATGGCAATTGAACAGAGTGGCAGCTTTCGTGGTAAGTACCATGTGTTGGGCGGACATTTGTCACCGCTGGATGGTATTGGACCAGAAGAAATCGGTATTCCGTATCTGCTGGAGCGTTTAAACAGAGGTCAGATCCGTGAAGTGATTCTGGCAACGAATGCTACTGTAGAAGGCCAGGCCACTGCACATTATCTGATGGAAGCCAGCAAGCATTTGCCGATTCAGATTACCCGGATCGCCCAAGGTGTACCGCAAGGTGGTGAACTGGAATATGTGGACAGTCATACCTTGAGTCAGGCTGTACATAACCGCATGCGGATGAAATAA
- a CDS encoding vWA domain-containing protein — MFVRLFYTLRKYGVPVSTRELIDLNQAVAAGIVFADQDEFYQLAKTVMVKDERYFDKFDRAMKDYFDGIQSFDLDELLNQVQKLPKDWFDLELLEKHLTPEQREELKKAGSLEELMKMLEERLREQHKKHQGGNKMIGTGGTSPFGAYGDHPEGVRIGGPGRKRSAVKVWEQRQYRNLDDEQILGSRQMQLALRRLRKFARQGAAEELDIDGTIRETAKQGILDVQLVPERRNRIKVLMLFDVGGSMDAHIAQCEKLFSAAKTEFKTLEYFYFHNCLYDYVWKDNFRRSSTRMNTWDLLNTYGRDYRVIVVGDASMAPYELHSVGGSVEYMNDEAGQVWLQRLRQHFEKTAWLNPEEERYWHYTQTIGMIQQIFESHMYPMTLRGIEDMTKYLAR; from the coding sequence ATGTTCGTGCGACTGTTTTATACCTTGCGCAAATACGGTGTGCCGGTTTCAACGCGTGAGCTGATTGATCTGAATCAGGCAGTGGCTGCCGGAATCGTCTTTGCTGATCAGGATGAATTCTATCAGCTCGCTAAAACTGTGATGGTGAAAGACGAGCGTTACTTCGATAAGTTCGACCGCGCCATGAAAGACTACTTTGATGGCATTCAGTCCTTTGATCTTGATGAACTGCTGAATCAAGTCCAGAAGTTACCGAAAGACTGGTTTGATCTGGAATTGCTGGAAAAGCACCTGACCCCTGAACAGCGTGAAGAGCTGAAAAAAGCTGGATCGCTGGAAGAACTGATGAAAATGCTGGAAGAGCGTCTGCGCGAACAGCATAAGAAACATCAGGGTGGCAACAAGATGATTGGTACCGGTGGTACTTCACCGTTTGGTGCTTATGGCGATCATCCGGAAGGTGTACGTATTGGCGGGCCGGGACGTAAACGTTCAGCAGTCAAAGTCTGGGAACAGCGTCAATACCGTAATCTGGATGATGAACAGATTCTGGGTAGCCGTCAGATGCAACTGGCACTACGTCGCCTGCGTAAGTTTGCCCGTCAAGGTGCTGCCGAAGAACTGGATATTGATGGTACTATTCGTGAAACTGCCAAACAGGGCATTCTGGATGTGCAGCTGGTGCCGGAACGTCGTAACCGTATCAAAGTGTTGATGCTATTTGATGTCGGTGGTTCTATGGATGCGCATATTGCCCAGTGTGAAAAACTGTTTAGTGCTGCCAAAACTGAATTCAAAACACTTGAATATTTCTATTTCCATAACTGTCTGTATGACTACGTCTGGAAAGATAATTTCCGTCGTTCTAGTACGCGGATGAATACTTGGGATTTGCTCAATACTTATGGTCGCGATTATCGGGTGATTGTCGTGGGTGATGCCAGCATGGCACCGTATGAACTGCATTCAGTCGGTGGGTCGGTGGAATATATGAATGATGAAGCAGGACAAGTCTGGTTACAACGTCTGCGTCAGCATTTTGAAAAAACTGCCTGGCTGAATCCCGAAGAAGAACGCTACTGGCACTATACCCAGACTATCGGAATGATTCAGCAGATCTTCGAAAGTCATATGTATCCAATGACCTTAAGAGGCATTGAAGATATGACCAAATATCTGGCGCGTTGA
- a CDS encoding AAA family ATPase, producing the protein MSVDHQQFSGTSQYIATDSLKLAVKAARSLQKPLLVKGEPGTGKTLLAEQVAESLGMKLITWHIKSTTKAQQGLYEYDAVSRLRDSQLGDDRVYDIKNYIKPGKLWEAFASEERCVLLIDEIDKADIEFPNDLLHELDKMSFFVYETGETITAKQRPIVIITSNNEKELPDAFLRRCFFHYIEFPDEATMREIIDVHFENISATLVNEALQVFFKLRQIPGLKKPPSTSELIDWLSLLMADDMPEDILRNTDKSKAIPPLYGALIKNEQDVQLLERLAFMSRR; encoded by the coding sequence ATGTCTGTGGATCATCAACAGTTTTCGGGTACAAGTCAGTACATTGCAACTGACAGTTTAAAATTGGCTGTAAAAGCCGCACGCAGCTTACAAAAACCGCTGCTGGTCAAAGGCGAACCCGGTACAGGTAAAACCCTGTTGGCAGAGCAGGTGGCTGAAAGCCTGGGGATGAAACTCATCACCTGGCATATCAAGTCCACCACCAAAGCCCAGCAAGGTTTGTATGAATATGATGCAGTATCGCGTCTGCGTGATAGCCAGTTGGGTGATGATCGTGTCTATGACATCAAGAACTACATCAAGCCTGGAAAATTGTGGGAAGCCTTTGCCAGTGAAGAGCGTTGTGTCTTACTGATTGATGAAATTGACAAGGCCGATATTGAATTCCCGAATGACCTGTTGCATGAACTTGATAAGATGTCGTTCTTTGTGTATGAAACAGGCGAGACCATTACTGCAAAACAGCGTCCAATCGTCATCATCACCTCGAATAATGAGAAAGAACTACCAGATGCTTTCCTGCGCCGTTGTTTCTTCCATTACATTGAATTTCCGGATGAAGCGACCATGCGCGAAATCATTGATGTGCATTTCGAGAATATCTCGGCGACATTGGTCAATGAGGCGCTGCAAGTCTTCTTTAAATTGCGTCAGATTCCGGGCCTGAAAAAACCGCCTTCAACATCAGAATTGATCGACTGGTTAAGTCTGCTCATGGCAGATGATATGCCAGAAGATATTTTAAGAAATACCGACAAGTCTAAAGCCATTCCACCGTTGTATGGTGCGCTGATCAAAAATGAGCAGGATGTCCAGCTGCTTGAACGCCTAGCATTTATGTCACGCCGCTAA
- a CDS encoding alpha/beta fold hydrolase, with product MIQLKQNLQRQRKKLKHLGARFFNSSSLVLSQKTPFEYIKETELYKVRHYPAPERQFKEPLVFVAPLAINMDIYDLYPYRSLVKHFQHSGFEVYLVEWNRFSFKHKNLNFLSFIDQAIPDAIERICEHSDSPYISLHGWSMAGVFVILYTALHSPEHVKNLMVMGSPIDSYASGRVGKLFEATNKLISQNPAIRDTVHKGLIPKQYIHTPGILNALGFKLLDPVGWFKSQKQFLLNLEKPEHVYEHATMGNFLNKMIDYPGGINQDMVLHLWLQNPLKHGSIDLHGKHVDLKNISCSLLVGAGLSDQIVTQEAAEPLTQLTSSKDVTFTLIPGGHLGLMSNQKTANTFWPKLTTWLEQRSTRLEQ from the coding sequence ATGATTCAGTTAAAACAAAATCTGCAACGTCAACGAAAAAAACTCAAACATCTGGGTGCACGGTTTTTCAATAGCTCTTCACTGGTGCTGTCTCAGAAAACCCCATTTGAGTACATCAAGGAAACTGAATTATATAAAGTCCGGCATTATCCAGCACCAGAGAGACAGTTTAAGGAACCTTTGGTCTTTGTCGCACCGCTGGCGATTAATATGGATATCTATGACCTGTATCCCTACCGTTCTTTAGTGAAGCATTTTCAGCACAGCGGTTTTGAAGTGTATCTAGTGGAATGGAACCGTTTTAGCTTCAAACACAAAAACCTGAATTTCTTATCTTTTATCGATCAGGCCATTCCGGATGCCATAGAACGTATTTGTGAACATTCGGACAGCCCATATATTTCCCTACATGGCTGGAGTATGGCCGGTGTCTTTGTAATCCTGTATACCGCGCTACATTCTCCCGAACACGTGAAAAACCTGATGGTCATGGGCAGTCCGATTGACAGTTATGCTTCTGGCCGTGTCGGTAAACTGTTTGAAGCCACCAATAAACTCATTTCACAAAACCCAGCGATTCGAGACACGGTACATAAAGGTCTTATTCCCAAGCAGTATATTCATACCCCGGGAATTTTGAATGCCTTAGGCTTCAAACTTTTAGATCCTGTGGGCTGGTTTAAGAGTCAGAAGCAATTTTTATTGAATCTGGAAAAACCGGAACATGTCTATGAACATGCCACTATGGGTAATTTCCTGAATAAAATGATCGATTACCCGGGTGGGATTAATCAGGATATGGTGCTACACCTATGGCTACAGAATCCGCTGAAACACGGTTCAATTGATCTGCATGGCAAGCATGTTGACCTAAAAAATATTTCCTGTTCGCTGCTGGTGGGTGCCGGTTTATCGGATCAGATTGTTACCCAAGAAGCTGCGGAGCCTCTGACCCAACTCACCAGTAGCAAGGATGTGACTTTCACCCTGATTCCCGGTGGACACCTTGGACTCATGTCAAATCAAAAGACAGCCAATACTTTTTGGCCTAAACTAACGACTTGGCTTGAGCAGCGTTCTACTCGACTAGAGCAATAA
- a CDS encoding cytochrome ubiquinol oxidase subunit I: MIAESVVDLSRFQFAMTAMYHFIFVPLTLGLAFILAIMETTYVVSGKEIYRDMTKFWGKLFGINFALGVTTGLTMEFQFGTNWAYYSHYVGDIFGAPLAIEGLMAFFLESTFIGLFFFGWDRLSKVQHLCVTWLVALGSNMSALWILVANGWMQNPVGSKFNYETMRMELVDFGALIFNPVAQVKFVHTVSAGYVTGAIFVLAISSFYLLKKRDVPFARRSFAIAAVFGLASTLSVILLGDESGYEIGDVQKTKLAAIEAEWETEPAPAAFTLFGFPNQETMRTDYAVKIPYVMGIIATRSIDTPVMGIKDLLVEHEGRIRNGMLAYEQLEKLRAGDQSAEVKAAFENTQKDLGYGLLLKKYTENVVDASDEHIKAAAKDTIPHVPSLFWAFRAMVGSGFLMLLLFVLAAFAVAKRNAENKPWLLKFALFSLPLPWIAAQTGWYVAEVGRQPWTIGEVLPTHLSASTLSTGDVMGSIFALAAFYTVLLIIEMYLMIKFSRLGPSSLHTGKYHFEKPNSQVTAEQEDTALPEGVTGEVQS; encoded by the coding sequence ATGATTGCTGAAAGCGTGGTCGATCTTTCGCGGTTCCAGTTCGCTATGACTGCGATGTATCATTTTATTTTCGTTCCGCTGACCTTAGGTCTGGCCTTTATCCTGGCTATTATGGAAACCACTTATGTGGTTTCCGGCAAGGAAATTTACCGGGACATGACCAAATTCTGGGGGAAACTTTTCGGGATTAACTTTGCACTCGGGGTAACTACTGGTCTGACCATGGAATTCCAGTTCGGTACCAACTGGGCCTACTATTCACACTATGTCGGTGACATTTTTGGTGCACCGCTGGCGATTGAAGGCTTAATGGCATTCTTCCTGGAATCTACCTTTATTGGTCTGTTCTTTTTCGGATGGGATCGCTTATCTAAGGTTCAGCACCTTTGCGTGACCTGGTTAGTGGCGCTTGGCTCTAACATGTCTGCATTGTGGATTCTGGTTGCTAATGGCTGGATGCAAAACCCGGTTGGCTCGAAATTCAACTACGAAACCATGCGCATGGAACTGGTTGATTTCGGGGCACTGATCTTTAACCCGGTTGCTCAGGTGAAATTCGTTCACACCGTTTCTGCAGGCTATGTCACAGGTGCAATCTTCGTTCTGGCAATTTCAAGTTTTTACTTGCTGAAAAAACGCGATGTTCCTTTTGCACGCCGTTCTTTCGCGATTGCAGCAGTGTTCGGTCTGGCATCTACCCTATCTGTAATTTTACTGGGTGATGAATCTGGTTACGAAATCGGTGACGTTCAAAAAACCAAACTGGCTGCGATTGAAGCAGAATGGGAAACAGAACCTGCACCCGCTGCATTCACTTTATTTGGCTTCCCAAATCAAGAAACCATGCGTACCGATTATGCAGTAAAAATTCCTTATGTAATGGGCATCATTGCAACCCGTTCAATCGACACTCCAGTGATGGGGATCAAGGATCTATTAGTTGAACATGAAGGTCGTATCCGTAATGGTATGCTGGCTTACGAACAACTGGAAAAATTACGTGCAGGCGATCAGTCTGCTGAAGTAAAAGCGGCATTTGAAAATACTCAAAAAGATCTTGGCTACGGCTTACTTCTGAAAAAATATACAGAAAATGTAGTAGATGCTTCTGACGAACACATTAAAGCTGCTGCTAAAGACACTATTCCACATGTACCAAGTCTGTTCTGGGCATTCCGTGCCATGGTGGGTTCTGGTTTCTTGATGCTACTTCTGTTCGTTCTTGCTGCCTTTGCAGTTGCTAAACGTAATGCAGAAAACAAACCTTGGTTATTGAAATTTGCCCTGTTCTCTTTACCACTACCTTGGATTGCAGCGCAAACCGGTTGGTATGTAGCCGAAGTAGGTCGTCAACCATGGACGATTGGTGAAGTACTGCCTACACACCTGTCTGCTTCTACATTGAGCACTGGCGATGTAATGGGCTCTATCTTTGCACTAGCTGCGTTCTACACAGTATTACTAATCATTGAAATGTACCTGATGATCAAGTTCTCTCGTTTAGGACCAAGTTCATTACACACTGGTAAATACCATTTCGAAAAACCTAATTCTCAAGTAACAGCCGAGCAAGAAGACACAGCTCTTCCAGAAGGCGTAACTGGCGAGGTTCAATCATGA
- a CDS encoding YbaB/EbfC family nucleoid-associated protein — MNINMLMQQAQRMQKEVENNLKKAKEELALVEVHAEAGGGLVKVTMTARNVVKRIQIDPELLQDDPDMIEDLIAAAMNDAARQAEAISEERMKSANQGMGLPPGLAGLF, encoded by the coding sequence ATGAACATTAACATGTTAATGCAGCAAGCCCAGCGCATGCAAAAGGAAGTGGAAAATAACCTGAAAAAAGCCAAAGAAGAGCTTGCACTGGTAGAAGTACATGCTGAAGCAGGTGGTGGTCTGGTGAAAGTGACCATGACTGCACGTAATGTAGTGAAACGCATTCAGATCGATCCAGAACTTCTGCAAGATGATCCGGATATGATCGAAGACCTGATCGCTGCAGCAATGAATGATGCGGCGCGTCAGGCTGAAGCCATCTCTGAAGAACGTATGAAGTCTGCAAACCAAGGCATGGGTTTACCTCCAGGTCTGGCTGGCTTGTTCTAA
- a CDS encoding ribonuclease D, producing the protein MFQFIQDQAGLDQVLAQMDQSSVYALDTEFIKVDTLWPKLGVFQINVCGNVYLLDGTTLDLTEFFKRLFAAQQNIFHACGEDIDLIYHYTQQKSLSNVFDTQVGMAFLGHGLQVSYQNALKQMLDVEIEKDQTRSNWLARPLSHEQLLYAANDVHYLVHLGDQIKTELKQKHLLDFALEDCRFMTQEIGQETPIELLYQDVGNYRHSRRQLMQLQQLAVWREQIAKALNIPRSFIMRNSTMINLVEKNPKNMFQLSTVKDLRANIIRDHGKCILDLLKFLPDQSEWPLRLARPIRHSSNDIGTKIDAIIQNVVDETSIPKEVLMRKKWMSALYQHVVFHNDEQDLPDFLLGWRYEHLTKPLVQLLRQDESYLSTQMKVVD; encoded by the coding sequence ATGTTTCAATTTATTCAAGATCAAGCTGGACTCGATCAAGTACTTGCACAAATGGATCAAAGCTCAGTTTATGCTTTGGATACAGAGTTCATCAAGGTCGATACTTTATGGCCGAAACTTGGTGTGTTCCAGATTAATGTCTGTGGCAATGTCTATCTACTCGATGGTACGACATTAGATCTGACTGAGTTCTTCAAGCGTCTCTTTGCTGCACAACAGAATATTTTCCATGCTTGCGGTGAAGATATTGATCTGATCTATCACTATACCCAGCAAAAATCTCTGAGTAATGTGTTTGATACTCAAGTAGGCATGGCATTCCTGGGTCATGGTCTACAGGTCAGCTATCAGAATGCCTTAAAGCAAATGCTGGACGTGGAGATTGAAAAAGATCAGACCCGTTCAAACTGGTTGGCACGTCCTTTAAGTCATGAACAATTGCTGTATGCGGCTAATGATGTGCATTATCTGGTACATCTGGGTGACCAGATCAAAACAGAGCTGAAGCAAAAGCATTTACTGGATTTTGCTCTGGAAGATTGCCGTTTTATGACTCAGGAAATTGGTCAAGAAACGCCAATCGAGTTGCTGTATCAGGATGTAGGCAACTATCGCCATTCACGCCGTCAACTGATGCAGCTGCAACAGCTTGCAGTATGGCGTGAGCAGATTGCCAAGGCGCTGAATATTCCACGCAGCTTTATCATGAGAAACTCAACCATGATTAACCTGGTGGAAAAGAATCCGAAAAATATGTTCCAGCTCAGCACTGTGAAGGACCTACGTGCCAATATCATCCGTGATCATGGAAAATGTATTCTGGATCTGCTGAAATTCCTGCCAGATCAATCTGAATGGCCGCTACGTTTGGCACGCCCAATCCGTCATTCTTCTAATGACATCGGTACAAAAATTGATGCCATTATTCAAAATGTGGTGGATGAGACCTCAATTCCAAAAGAAGTGCTGATGCGCAAGAAATGGATGAGCGCGTTGTACCAGCATGTTGTATTCCATAATGATGAACAGGATCTGCCGGACTTCCTGCTTGGCTGGCGTTATGAACATCTGACCAAGCCATTAGTTCAGTTGCTACGCCAGGATGAATCCTATCTTTCTACGCAAATGAAAGTTGTCGACTAA
- a CDS encoding NAD(P)-dependent oxidoreductase yields MIQSVAFLGLGAMGYRMAAHLPKHFDTVYVWNRTAAKAEQHAAEYGTQAVNLEQAIQADIIFSCLPTSADVEALVQGLELKSGSIWVDCTSGVPDAARRLEEALADQGVIFLDAPVSGQTIGAENGTLTVMIGGSAAGFEQALPAIQAFGKLIKHVGESGAGFAVKAVNNMLMAVNLCAVAEGFTTLKAHGVSLNEALECINASSGKSNVTETVMPQRILNRSFPLTFALPLLAKDTGIAVDLVRDAKLSAPLLSLTQNLIQAANLQADENSDFSAAVKMYESWSKITIE; encoded by the coding sequence ATGATTCAATCAGTTGCATTTCTCGGCTTGGGTGCTATGGGCTATCGCATGGCTGCACATTTACCAAAGCATTTTGATACGGTCTATGTATGGAACCGTACTGCTGCAAAGGCGGAGCAACATGCAGCTGAATATGGTACGCAAGCAGTGAATCTGGAACAGGCCATTCAGGCAGATATCATCTTTTCCTGCCTGCCAACCAGTGCCGATGTTGAAGCTTTAGTTCAAGGTCTGGAATTAAAATCTGGCAGTATCTGGGTGGATTGCACTAGTGGTGTACCAGATGCCGCTCGTCGCCTGGAAGAAGCTTTGGCAGATCAGGGTGTGATTTTCCTGGATGCACCTGTCAGCGGTCAGACGATCGGTGCTGAAAATGGCACATTAACTGTTATGATTGGGGGTAGCGCAGCAGGTTTTGAACAAGCCCTTCCGGCTATTCAGGCATTTGGCAAGCTGATCAAGCATGTCGGTGAATCTGGCGCGGGTTTTGCAGTAAAAGCGGTCAATAATATGTTAATGGCTGTAAACCTGTGTGCAGTTGCAGAAGGCTTTACGACGTTAAAAGCGCATGGGGTAAGTCTGAATGAAGCGCTGGAATGTATCAATGCATCAAGCGGTAAAAGTAACGTGACTGAGACTGTAATGCCACAGCGTATTTTAAACCGCAGCTTCCCACTTACCTTTGCTTTACCACTACTTGCCAAAGATACTGGCATTGCCGTGGATCTGGTTCGTGATGCCAAGCTATCTGCGCCGTTGCTGTCGCTGACCCAGAACCTGATTCAGGCAGCCAACCTACAGGCAGACGAAAATAGCGACTTTTCTGCTGCGGTAAAAATGTATGAATCGTGGAGTAAAATTACCATTGAGTAA
- a CDS encoding YcgL domain-containing protein, translating into MQVSIYKSSKKDEMYLYVSRPADENEAETFDPLQVLGDAVRVAFGRATFVMHLELSETRKLARANVLHVMDSIETRGFFLQMPPEGLINPNAVEPEGLRGA; encoded by the coding sequence ATGCAAGTGTCTATCTACAAATCGAGCAAAAAGGACGAAATGTACCTTTATGTGTCTCGTCCGGCTGATGAAAATGAAGCTGAAACTTTCGATCCACTTCAGGTACTGGGCGATGCTGTCCGCGTAGCGTTTGGTCGTGCGACTTTTGTCATGCATCTTGAACTGAGCGAAACCCGTAAGCTGGCACGTGCCAATGTGCTGCATGTGATGGACTCTATTGAAACTCGTGGTTTCTTCCTGCAAATGCCGCCTGAAGGTTTAATTAATCCGAATGCTGTAGAGCCAGAAGGTCTGCGTGGTGCTTAA